TACGTGCTAATCATAAATTTGTTAGTTTAGGTGAGAACGTTTCTGGCGAATCTGCTTATATTGTTGAAATTGATGAAGATTTATTGTGGTCTAATTTACCGCTGTTTTTTGAAGATCATGGTTTTACCATTAAAGATCTTAACGAATCAACTAAAATTTACTACGTTGATTATGTTAAACCTGAAGTGAGCTTTTGGGATAGCATATGGGGCGAGACTAAGCCTACTTTGGATTTACCTAACGGTAAGTATCAATTTCAGGTAGAAAAAATGGCTGCAAAATCAGTTGTTACTATATTTGATAGTGAAGGTAATACCTTACCAGATGCTACATTAGATAAAATATTTGACGTAATGGAAGCAGGGTTATCATTTAAAGACGCATTTTAATGATTCTTATGATCATCTCTACCGTTAGTATTTAAATAAAAAACTCCGTTAATCGGAGTTTTTTGTTTTATGGGCTAAATCATTTTCCTTGGTAACTGTCGGCATTTTATGAGGTGATTTTTGTGTTCTTGGTATGGTTTCTTTTAAATCGTTTAAACTTTTTTTGCGTAAAGGCGTTTTTGCACTTTTTTGAAAGGTACTTAAATTACCAATTAATACGACTAATGCGATAATGACAATAGTGGGTGCAACCCAAGCTTCAGTTAATATGCTGACCATAATGTAGTACTCCGAATATAGGTAAAAGCCAATTTCATGGTTACTGCTAAGAAGTTGGCTATTTTAAATTATTATTTAGACAATATTTTCACGATAAATTATTTATCGTTATTAAACCTCAGCTATGTTGACGATATAACGTCGATAAAGCTCAGGTAATAACTTCAGCAGCAAAGCTTTCCCCTGAATATCAGCATTTGATAATGCTTTAGCTAAAGTGCTTTCTGTATATAACGCTTGGTATTGTTGAGATAATGGCATGTATGAAAGATGCCAAGGCTCTTGAGCAACACCACCTCGAAACTTATCATAGGGTAAAAAGAAGCCAAACTCTTTTGCATGTTCTGCAAGCCATACGCTTAAAGGATAAAAGTGCCCGGAAGTTTGATATTCCCAAGGCTCTAGTGCTAAAGATTGTCCTTGCGGTAATAAGTTTTTTGCATAAACATCAATATCACAACCCCAATGGTGACGACTGCCACCAGGTAATGCAGAGAATAGCATAATAGCGTGTATTTTTTCTCGTTCACTGAGTTGATCAACCGCTAATATTTCATTCGCGTCATTTTTTATTGCTGTAACACCAGAAAACTTATTTTGCCAAATTAACAGTTGCCTATCAAAGCTGCGAAAACCACTGGCTATTGCAAGCTCAATACCTGCGGTTTTAGCCGCGATTTTTAGTTGCTCGAATGCTGACAACATTTCATGATGTATGCCGATATTGCTAGTTAACCAGTGAATATGATGTTCAGTTTTACCTGTTAATATTAACTCAAGCTCACTCATTTTAGGCATGGTCGGTTAATGCGTTGATCAAGGTTTGATAGTAAACGTCAGTTAACAAAATTAGATCCTGAACCGCTACACTTTCATTAACTTGATGAATCGTAGCATTACAAGGACCAAGCTCGATAACTTGTGCGCCTGTTGGTGCAATAAACCTTCCGTCTGATGTACCGCCACTGGTGGATAGTTCTGGTGTGATTTTACAGCATGTTTCAATAGCTTGAACGACAGAATCAACCAGTGTACTTGGCTCAGTAATAAAAGGTTGGCCGTTAAATACCCATTTAATGTCAAAATCAAGTTGATGCTGGTTTAGTAATGCCTCAACTTTATCAACAATCATGTCTGCTGTTAATTCTGTACTATAGCGTAAATTAAAGAGTGCAGTTAAATGACCCGGGACTACATTTGTTGCGCCAGTACCTGATTGTATATTCGATAATTGAAAGCTCGTAGGGGGAAAATATTCATTACCATTATCCCAATGTTGCTTACTCAATGCATCTAATGCAGGCATGGCTTTATGAATAGGATTTATAACGTGTTCAGGGTAGGCTACATGTCCTTGTTTACCACGAATGGTTAATTCACCTGATATTGATCCCCGCCTGCCATTCTTAACAACGTCACCCAATTTACTGGTACTAGAAGGTTCACCAACGATACAGTAATCAATTTTTTCATTTCGCGCTTCAAGCGTATCTATAACACGGGTGGTACCGTTGATAAATGGACCTTCCTCATCACTGGTGATCAAAAATGCAATTGAACCTTTATGATCAGGGTAGTCAGCAACAAAACGTTCTGTAGCGACAATCATTGCGGCTAAACTTCCTTTCATATCTGCAGCCCCACGGCCATAAAGCATGCCGTCAGCAATAACAGGATCAAAAGGTGGTGTATGCCAGCTGTCTAAATTGCCTGCCGGTACAACATCGGTGTGGCCAGCAAAGCAAAATACAGGGCCTGTGTTACCACGTCGAGACCACAAATTGGTGGTATCTTCAAATACCATGCTTTCATTATTAAAACCTAACTTGGCTAATCGCTGAGCCATGAGTTGCTGACAACCAAAATCTTCTGGGGTAACAGAAGGGCGTTCGATCAACGCTTGCGCTAATGAGATGGTGGTATTATTGTGTTTTATCATGAGAGCACCGTATTACGAGCAAAAAGTTTCTTGATATTGGCTGTCTTTGAAGCCGACTAAAAATGCTTGGTTGTGCTTAATGAGCGGGCGCTTAACTAACGTAGGTTGCGCTAATATATTTTCAATCATAACTTCCTCAGTGAGGTTGTTTTTAATCTCATCAGAGAGGTTACGAAATGTAGTGCTGCGCTTATTTAACAGGGTTGTTAAATCTGCCAACGTTATAAACTCTTGTAACAACTCAGAACTTAAACCGTCGGTTTTAAAGTCGTGAAATTGATATGGGATATTTTCTTGCTCTAACCATTTTTTTGCTTTTTTTACGCTATCGCAGTTTTTAATGCCATAAAGTATTGTCATTTTATTTCCTGATTATATTACTTGATAATTATGTTTTATAAGTGCGTCAGTTGCAGCTTCAACGTTGTTTGATTTTACTAAAATGTAGTCAGTATCAAAAGTTGAAATTGTAAAAATACTGATTTTTTCGTTAGCCAAAACAGTTGATATATTTGACATAATACCTGTCAAACTAAAATCTAATGGACCAACTACTTCCAATGCTTGCCAACCGGGTTCTGTTTCTTCACTGTCAATTTCTATGTGTTCGGGTAATACAATCGATATCTCATCATAAGTTTTAGCTAGAAAAAATATAGGTGCAGTAAATACAGCATCAGGGATCGAGCTTTCACGTTGCAAACTGTGAATTGTAAACGTTTCAGTTAAGCGGCGCAGTGTCAAATTGCTCATAAATATACTTTTGATTATGTAAATACTCGTATCATCACTATAACGCTTAATACACACGATCTCTAGCGGTTATAATAGCGTTGAGATCGACTCACTGCGCTTGTATATCTATGTGATTAACTGGTTAACCTGTACTTAGTCCTCATTAAACTGATTATTGAAGTCAAGTCATTATATTTAGATATCTAAATGAAGATATAAAGTGAATTAAATGCGTTATTTTTAATGCTTTGTAATTAATGATATCCACATAAGCTGTGGGTATCATTGTGTACAACTATTGTTTAACTGCTTAGTGTATTGTTTTTAAAGGGTTTTATGGTACTGGTTAAAAAGTGACAGCTGTGATTTTAAAAGAAAAATTTTAGATAAGTTATTAAAATATCGAACTTGTCATCAAAGTATTAAAAGATCGTGCAATTAACATGGTAGATCATACTAATAACCTGCAATTTAACCAGAAGAGTTCAAAGATGCATGAATTGTAATCAATTTATTCTTTTGATTTATAACTTTTACTAACATACTAATAAAATAGTTAAAAGCCATTTATGACTAGATGTTTGATATCAATATAAACTTAATATAGAGCGTGGTTAACTGGTGCTAGTCGACTCATACGTGCTCAGAAATGTGCACTATTAAATACATGATTTAACCTCACTATTATCAAATAATATTGACCACTAATCCTAATTTTTATTGGCTTGAGTTGTATTTTGGTAACAACTTTGTGCTATCTTTTAATTAACCTCTAATGTAGTGTGTGGTGTATGAAACTATCTTTTTTAGAAATTATATTGCTTGGTCGAAAATACATTAATTTGTGGCCAACGCGCACAGAACTTGGTGAGTATTTTGCTGACTATCAAGCGGTTAAAGTTAGCCGTTTGGTTTGTAAAATAATGCCAGGGTTAGCGTTGTTTTGTTTTATTATGCAATTGTATTTTGGTTCTTGGTCTGTTTTACCCCAAGCACTTCTATACAGTTTATGTATTTTGAGTTTTCCATTACAAGCTTTGATATTTATGGGCATTAAAGCCGATAAATTTTTACCGCCAGGTTTGGCTAGTTGGTATAAGGAAAGTGTAGCGCGTGTAAATCAAAGTGGTGGCGATCTCAAGCTATCTACGCAACGTCCTCGCTACTTAGACCTGGCTCAGTTATTGAATTTAACTTTTCAAAATCGTTACAAAATGACTTAAGAATATGCTTGTGTAAACAGCGTTTTCATTTTCAATAGTAAGGCGATACCTTGATTGGGTATCGCCTTTTTTATTTTTTAATTTTAATTAATCTGATTTTTGATAAAGGCGAATTAGAAAGTCTGCCTGACAAGTAAAATTATCTTGATTTAATAAGTGCTGTTTTACTTTTTCACTGGCCTTAAATGCAAAGGGTGTCATAGACAATAAATTTAATGTGTCTTGACCCGTTTTTAAGTGCATTTGATAAGTGATATTCTCTTGGTGTACCAGTGTTAAATTTTCAATGGGTAACTTTTCAATATCATGCTCTTTAGCATCATCATAAATTTGCTGTTTTAATTGCATTAAATGTTGCTTAGCCGGTGTAACGGTTAACAAAAATCCACCAGGTGATAACACGCGCGTAAATTCATTTTCTAAAATCGGTGCATATACCGATACTATCCAAGAGAACAAACTGTCTGCAAAAGGTAGCTTAGATAATGTCGCGACGCTAAAGTGACAATTTTTATACTTTTTACCGGCTTTTTTTATCGCTTCTTTGGCGATATCAACACCGTAAACCGTATTTTCAGCATTTTTATGTTGATGAGTATAAAACCCTTCTCCACAACCTGCATCAAGAACAATTGCCGGCTTATTGGCATCTGCAGGCATTTTTTCATGATATAAAGCGAGTAATCTATTCATTAGTGGCTGATAGTAGCCTTGCTCTAAAAGTGCCCGTCGAGCATTTACCATTGCCTTGTTATCACCCGGATTTTTTGAATGCTTAAATTGTACCGGTAGCAAATTTAAATAGTTCTCTTTTGCACAATCAAAGCTATGGTTATTTTCACAGCGAAATACCGCAGCTTGATTTAGCAGGGGTAAACTACATAACGGGCAAGCATAATGAGTTGGAGTCATAGTTATCATTAAATTAAAGCTTTTTATTGACTAAATGTAGACCAAATAGGCGCATGATCAGAAGGTTTTTCTATCCCTCTAAGCTCATAATCAACATCTGACTCTATACAACGCTCGGCAAGATTTTTAGTGGCGAGCACAACGTCAATACGCAGTCCGCGATTATCATCAAAGCCGCGAGAGCGATAATCAAACCACGAATATCTTTCTTCACGAGTTGGGTGTAATGCCCTAAAAGTATCGGTAAAACCCCAGTTCATCAAGGTAGATAACCATTGTCTTTCTTCAGGTTGAAAGCTACATTTTCCAGTTTTCAACCAGCGTTTTTTATTAGGCTCTCCAATACCTATGTCTAAATCGGTCGGAGAAATATTAATATCACCCATAATTACAACGTTTTCATCAGGGGTATGGTGTTCATTTAAGTATTGCATTAAATCTTTATAAAACTGACGCTTATAAGGGTACTTTGTTTCATGTGCAATATTATCACCTTGGGGAAGTAACCATTTAATACCGTTACTTTTTCATCATTTTCATCAGTTGTTTGCACCATGATCATGCGTTTTTGAGCATCATCATCATCAGTAGGAAAACCTTTAATAACAATGTCGGCTGATTTCTTACACAGCATAGCAACACCATAATGTGCCTTTTGGCCATGAAAATACACGTGATAGCCCATTGCTTCAACATCAGCTAGTGGGAAAGCTTCATCGTGAACTTTAATTTCCTGTAAGCCAATAATATCGGGTTGATGCTTGTCTATAATCGCCTGTAGTTGATGTAAACGTGCACGAAGGCCATTAATATTAAAAGAGATGATTTTCATTTTGACACTCAATAATTATTTTTCGCTCATGCTACCAGAAGTTGGACATTATCAGTAGTGATATCGAGATGAAATTCAGTGAAGAATAAGACTGTTTAAGGTATGCATGCCTTTATAATTAGGCACATTCAACGTACATTTTTTATGGTTGTGAAACACTTAAATTAGTGGAATACACTTTATTTTAATAACATTTATATTATCGCGTGATCTCCACTTTTTACTCTACAATAATCCCTCCTTAGTTTGAACTATGGAAATACTTTGTTACTTAATTGTTAATCTTATGTTTAGCTAAATTATTTTTACCTCTGTTGTAGACTGCTACATTGCGCTATATTTGAATGATGTTAGTTATCCGCCTGAAGCTTATTACTCGTGCATTTACGAAATGTTTTTTTTAGTATATTTAAGGCTTTGTTGTTGGTAGTTTAAAAAACATAAAATATAACAAGAAGTTAAAATAAAAAAAGAGGGATTGGAAATGCAAAGACGTGATTTTATTAAACTTACTGGCGTTGGTGCTGGTGGGTTAATGTTGCCGATGTCTGGCTTAGCGGTATCGGCAGATCAATTGCTAGATAAACCTATGGATGTCGCTTATAAGAAAAAACTGGCTGACATTGCTTTAAATGCTGCAAAAGCAAAGGGTGCTTCTTATGCTGATGCGCGCATTGGCCGTTATCTCAATCAGTTTGTTACGACACAAGAGACTCGCGTTGATAACATTGTTAATACTGAATCAGCAGGTATAGGTATTCGTGTAATTGCCAATGGTACTTGGGGTTTCGCATCTACTTCAAATATGACTCCAGATAGTGTCGCTAAAACTGCAGAAAAAGCAGTGACTGTTGCCATAGCTAATTCAAAATTCCAAACGGTTCCAGTGCAACTTGCACCGGTAAAAGGTGTTGGTGATGTTAGCTGGAATACCCCCATTAAAAAGAATGCTCTCGAAATCCCAATTAAAGATAAAGTTGATTTGTTGCTGTCGGTAAATGATGCCGCTATGTCCAACGGGGCTAACTATATTACTTCTATTTTGTTTTTAGTGAATGAACAAAAATACTTTGCTTCTACCGATGGTTCTTACATAGATCAAGACGTACATCGATTATGGGCACCATTTTTTGCTACAGCGGTTGGTAAAGAAGGCTTTAAGCAACGCACTGGTTTGGGTAATCCTGTGGGCATGGGCTTTGAGTACTTAGATGGTAAAGAAGAAGACAAAGTACGCATATTAGGTGCTAACGTTGGTTATAAAAACTCTTACGATATGCTTGAAGATGCAACTGCAGCAGGTAAACAACTGCAAGCTAAGTTAAAAGCTAAATCAGTTGAACCCGGTAAATATGACTTAGTATTAGATCCTGCCCACTTAATGCTAACTATTCATGAGTCTGTAGGACATCCATTAGAGCTTGACCGAGTATTAGGTTATGAAGCTAACTTCGCAGGCACCAGTTTTGCAACTTTAGATAAATGGAAGAGTGGTAAATTTAATTATGGCTCTGATATTGTTAATTTATTTGCCGATAAAACCCAACCATACTCATTAGGTAATGTTGGCTATGATGACGAAGGTGTTAAAACAAAAGAGTGGGATTTAGTTAAAGACGGCACTTTGGTTAACTATCAAGCCATTCGTGATCAAGTGCATATGATTGATCAAAAAGAATCTCACGGTTGTTGTTATTCACAAAGTTGGCGTGATGTTCAATTTCAACGTATGCCTAATGTTTCCTTAAAACCAAATGATAAAGATTTATCAGCTGACGATGTTATAAAAGACGTTGAAAATGGTATTTATATTGCTGGTCGTGGTTCATTTTCGATTGACCAACAGCGTTATAACTTTCAATTTGGAGGTCAATTATTTTTTGAAATCAAGAACGGTAAAATTACTGAGCAGATTGAAGATGTTGCTTATCAATCAAATACCCAACAGTTTTGGAATAGCTGTACACAAATGGCGGGTAAATCTGATTATCGCATAGGCGGGTCATTTTTTGATGGTAAAGGTCAGCCTTCTCAAGTTAGTGCAGTTTCTCATGGTTGTCCAACAACAAGATTTAATAATATCAACGTGATAAATACCGCTCGTAAGGTTTAATTTTACCTATAT
The Colwellia sp. Arc7-D genome window above contains:
- a CDS encoding TldD/PmbA family protein, with amino-acid sequence MQRRDFIKLTGVGAGGLMLPMSGLAVSADQLLDKPMDVAYKKKLADIALNAAKAKGASYADARIGRYLNQFVTTQETRVDNIVNTESAGIGIRVIANGTWGFASTSNMTPDSVAKTAEKAVTVAIANSKFQTVPVQLAPVKGVGDVSWNTPIKKNALEIPIKDKVDLLLSVNDAAMSNGANYITSILFLVNEQKYFASTDGSYIDQDVHRLWAPFFATAVGKEGFKQRTGLGNPVGMGFEYLDGKEEDKVRILGANVGYKNSYDMLEDATAAGKQLQAKLKAKSVEPGKYDLVLDPAHLMLTIHESVGHPLELDRVLGYEANFAGTSFATLDKWKSGKFNYGSDIVNLFADKTQPYSLGNVGYDDEGVKTKEWDLVKDGTLVNYQAIRDQVHMIDQKESHGCCYSQSWRDVQFQRMPNVSLKPNDKDLSADDVIKDVENGIYIAGRGSFSIDQQRYNFQFGGQLFFEIKNGKITEQIEDVAYQSNTQQFWNSCTQMAGKSDYRIGGSFFDGKGQPSQVSAVSHGCPTTRFNNINVINTARKV
- a CDS encoding ACT domain-containing protein, which gives rise to MSNLTLRRLTETFTIHSLQRESSIPDAVFTAPIFFLAKTYDEISIVLPEHIEIDSEETEPGWQALEVVGPLDFSLTGIMSNISTVLANEKISIFTISTFDTDYILVKSNNVEAATDALIKHNYQVI
- the yfbV gene encoding terminus macrodomain insulation protein YfbV, which translates into the protein MKLSFLEIILLGRKYINLWPTRTELGEYFADYQAVKVSRLVCKIMPGLALFCFIMQLYFGSWSVLPQALLYSLCILSFPLQALIFMGIKADKFLPPGLASWYKESVARVNQSGGDLKLSTQRPRYLDLAQLLNLTFQNRYKMT
- a CDS encoding M15 family metallopeptidase, yielding MPKMSELELILTGKTEHHIHWLTSNIGIHHEMLSAFEQLKIAAKTAGIELAIASGFRSFDRQLLIWQNKFSGVTAIKNDANEILAVDQLSEREKIHAIMLFSALPGGSRHHWGCDIDVYAKNLLPQGQSLALEPWEYQTSGHFYPLSVWLAEHAKEFGFFLPYDKFRGGVAQEPWHLSYMPLSQQYQALYTESTLAKALSNADIQGKALLLKLLPELYRRYIVNIAEV
- the rlmA gene encoding 23S rRNA (guanine(745)-N(1))-methyltransferase, which gives rise to MTPTHYACPLCSLPLLNQAAVFRCENNHSFDCAKENYLNLLPVQFKHSKNPGDNKAMVNARRALLEQGYYQPLMNRLLALYHEKMPADANKPAIVLDAGCGEGFYTHQHKNAENTVYGVDIAKEAIKKAGKKYKNCHFSVATLSKLPFADSLFSWIVSVYAPILENEFTRVLSPGGFLLTVTPAKQHLMQLKQQIYDDAKEHDIEKLPIENLTLVHQENITYQMHLKTGQDTLNLLSMTPFAFKASEKVKQHLLNQDNFTCQADFLIRLYQKSD
- the dapE gene encoding succinyl-diaminopimelate desuccinylase; translated protein: MIKHNNTTISLAQALIERPSVTPEDFGCQQLMAQRLAKLGFNNESMVFEDTTNLWSRRGNTGPVFCFAGHTDVVPAGNLDSWHTPPFDPVIADGMLYGRGAADMKGSLAAMIVATERFVADYPDHKGSIAFLITSDEEGPFINGTTRVIDTLEARNEKIDYCIVGEPSSTSKLGDVVKNGRRGSISGELTIRGKQGHVAYPEHVINPIHKAMPALDALSKQHWDNGNEYFPPTSFQLSNIQSGTGATNVVPGHLTALFNLRYSTELTADMIVDKVEALLNQHQLDFDIKWVFNGQPFITEPSTLVDSVVQAIETCCKITPELSTSGGTSDGRFIAPTGAQVIELGPCNATIHQVNESVAVQDLILLTDVYYQTLINALTDHA
- a CDS encoding ArsC family reductase; protein product: MTILYGIKNCDSVKKAKKWLEQENIPYQFHDFKTDGLSSELLQEFITLADLTTLLNKRSTTFRNLSDEIKNNLTEEVMIENILAQPTLVKRPLIKHNQAFLVGFKDSQYQETFCS